The genomic stretch GCAATTTTCATGTTTTTTCTCCGAGGCCGCTGTTCAGCCTTCAAACCGTTTCATGATGATGACCCCGTTGGTGCCACCAAAACCAAAAGAGTTGGACATTGCCGCCCGAATTGAAACCTCACGAGCTGTGTTCGGCACATAGTCGAGATCACAGTTTGGGTCTGGATTTTCCAGATTGGCCGTCGGAGGAATACATTGCCGGTGCAGAGTCAAGGCGGTAAAAGCCGCCTCAATGCCTCCAGCCCCGCCAAGCATATGGCCAGTCATGGACTTGGTCGAGCTGATAGCCAACTTATAGGCGTGGTCACCATAAACCTGCTTAATAGCGGAGGTTTCGCAACGATCGTTCAGCGGCGTCGAGGTGCCGTGGGCATTGATGTAATCAATCTCATCAGGATTCATGCCTGCGTTCCGCAAAGCCATCTTCATACAACGAACCGCGCCTTCTCCATCTTCCGGCGGCGCTGCTATATGATAGGCATCACTGGATTGACCGTAGCCAACCATCTCAGCCAAAATTTCAGCTCCACGGGCGCGGGCGAATTCAAGTTCCTCCAGAATAATCATGCCAGCGCCTTCTGCGATGACAAATCCATCTCGATCTTTATCAAAAGGGCGAGAAGCATGCTCTGGATCATCATTGCGAGTGGACAAGGCCTTCATTGATGCAAAGCCGCCGACCGCCAAAGGACATATAACCGATTCTGTTCCACCTGTTACAGCAACATCACAATCGCCGAACATAATATG from Candidatus Electrothrix communis encodes the following:
- the fabF gene encoding beta-ketoacyl-ACP synthase II; this translates as MVNNAQRRVVVTGVGLVTPLGTGTDKTWQGLVNGQSGIGPITRFDASAHTSQIAAEVKDFTPELWFEKKQAKHLDHFVQYGIAAADMAVKASGLEITEEMAERIGVVTGCGMGGLPTIEEYHSVLLNRGPRRITPFLVPRMIPNMPSGHISMYLNAKGPNLALSTACAAGTHAVGEAYRHIMFGDCDVAVTGGTESVICPLAVGGFASMKALSTRNDDPEHASRPFDKDRDGFVIAEGAGMIILEELEFARARGAEILAEMVGYGQSSDAYHIAAPPEDGEGAVRCMKMALRNAGMNPDEIDYINAHGTSTPLNDRCETSAIKQVYGDHAYKLAISSTKSMTGHMLGGAGGIEAAFTALTLHRQCIPPTANLENPDPNCDLDYVPNTAREVSIRAAMSNSFGFGGTNGVIIMKRFEG